In Gossypium arboreum isolate Shixiya-1 chromosome 6, ASM2569848v2, whole genome shotgun sequence, the following are encoded in one genomic region:
- the LOC108485445 gene encoding uncharacterized protein LOC108485445, translating to MSPQRYRHFPPFPSCFRPSPAADNRHMPSPQTAAKTSLATSLYDTNIGLFSLTWSRTFLGHSLHLHHHHHHLPSSSLSVLSSSALHFHLNIKSFAFWKKKGCKKLSSATVPNVKIFWDLSRAKFGSGPEPDSGFFVAVVVDGEMTILVGDATKEAYTRTRAQNPGSRSSQTLVLRKEHVLGNRVYSTKARFGGKLRDISIDCRVNEHAQLCLSVDNKRVLQIKRLKWKFRGNERIEVDGVWIGVSWDVYSWLFDKDGNNGRPAVFIFKFENQGSETMEDPFKEGVVLGQQSPCSDGIEWKKKRRSLLRSARSSSSSSISMSSASSGCSSSVMEWESVEESELCAPMGFSLLVYAWRN from the coding sequence atgtCCCCCCAACGCTACCGCCATTTTCCGCCCTTCCCTTCTTGCTTCCGCCCTTCCCCCGCCGCAGACAACCGCCATATGCCGTCGCCACAAACCGCCGCTAAAACTAGCCTCGCTACAAGTCTCTACGACACAAATATAGGCCTTTTTTCCTTAACCTGGTCCCGCACCTTCCTTGGCCACTCCCTCCACCTCCACCACCATCACCACCACCTTCCCTCTTCTTCTCTCTCCGTCCTTTCATCCTCCGCCCTCCATTTTCATCTCAATATCAAATCCTTTGCTTTTTGGAAGAAAAAAGGTTGTAAAAAACTCAGCAGCGCCACTGTCCCTAATGTGAAAATCTTCTGGGACCTTTCAAGGGCAAAGTTCGGATCCGGACCTGAACCCGACTCTGGGTTCTTCGTTGCCGTCGTCGTCGACGGTGAAATGACGATTCTCGTCGGCGATGCTACCAAGGAAGCTTATACTCGAACTAGAGCTCAAAACCCTGGGAGTAGAAGCAGCCAAACTCTTGTTTTGAGAAAAGAGCACGTGTTGGGGAACAGAGTTTACAGCACAAAAGCCAGATTCGGAGGCAAATTAAGGGATATCTCGATCGATTGTAGGGTAAACGAGCATGCGCAGCTGTGTTTGAGCGTGGATAACAAAAGGGTATTGCAAATAAAGCGGCTTAAATGGAAATTTAGAGGGAATGAGAGGATTGAAGTGGATGGGGTATGGATAGGAGTCTCGTGGGATGTCTACAGCTGGTTGTTCGATAAAGATGGCAACAATGGGCGTCCAGCCGTTTTTATCTTCAAGTTCGAGAACCAAGGCTCTGAAACCATGGAGGATCCTTTCAAGGAGGGTGTGGTTTTGGGGCAGCAAAGTCCGTGTAGTGATGGGATTGAATGGAAGAAGAAAAGGAGAAGCTTGTTGAGGAGTGCTAGGAGCTCTTCGTCTTCGTCCATTTCGATGTCTTCGGCTTCTTCGGGGTGCAGCTCTTCGGTAATGGAGTGGGAAAGCGTTGAGGAGAGTGAGTTATGTGCTCCCATGGGCTTCTCTTTGCTTGTTTACGCCTGGAGAAACTGA